The following are encoded in a window of Amycolatopsis lexingtonensis genomic DNA:
- a CDS encoding NCS2 family permease codes for MAEQETTRAGTSTLDRFFKITERGSTVSREVRGGLVTFVTMAYIVVLNPLIIGSFSGDDAGAHKDLLGGILPVSQVAAVTALVAGVMTILMGLIANYPFAIATGLGINSLVAVTIAPQMTWPEAMGLVVIEGVIIVLLVLTGFRTAVFRAVPAALKSAIAVGIGVFICLIGLVDAGFVRRLPDAAHTTVPVGLGINGSIASWPTAVFVVGLLVTGILVVRKVKGAILIGVLASTVLAIVVEAIVKAGPSKGTNPLGWNLGYPALPDQVVGLPNLSLVGDVSFGAWTRLPIITVCLLVFTLVLADFFDAMGTMTGLAKEADLLPKDGQLPNVGKALFVEGLAGAAGGFGSASSNTVFVESASGIAEGARTGLANIVTGVLFIAAMFLTPLYQVVPVEAAAPALVVVGAMLMSQVRDIDFTDYSIALPAFLTIVVMPFTYSIANGIGAGFVSYVVIRAATGKARQVHPLMWVIALAFVAYFAVGPLQAAFRS; via the coding sequence ATGGCGGAGCAGGAGACGACCCGCGCGGGGACGTCCACACTGGACCGGTTCTTCAAGATCACCGAGCGGGGTTCGACGGTGTCGCGCGAGGTGCGCGGCGGCCTCGTCACCTTCGTCACGATGGCCTACATCGTGGTGCTGAACCCGCTGATCATCGGCAGCTTTTCGGGCGACGACGCGGGCGCGCACAAGGACCTCCTCGGCGGCATCCTGCCCGTCTCCCAGGTCGCCGCCGTGACGGCGCTCGTCGCCGGTGTCATGACGATCCTGATGGGACTGATCGCGAACTACCCCTTCGCCATCGCGACCGGTCTCGGCATCAACAGCCTGGTCGCGGTCACCATCGCCCCGCAGATGACCTGGCCCGAGGCGATGGGCCTGGTGGTCATCGAGGGCGTGATCATCGTCCTGCTCGTGCTCACCGGCTTCCGCACCGCGGTGTTCCGGGCCGTGCCGGCCGCGCTGAAGTCCGCGATCGCCGTCGGCATCGGCGTGTTCATCTGCCTGATCGGCCTGGTCGACGCCGGGTTCGTGCGCCGGCTGCCGGATGCCGCGCACACCACCGTCCCGGTCGGCTTGGGCATCAACGGCTCGATCGCCTCCTGGCCGACCGCGGTGTTCGTCGTCGGCCTGCTGGTCACCGGCATCCTCGTGGTGCGGAAGGTCAAGGGCGCGATCCTCATCGGCGTGCTGGCGTCGACGGTGCTGGCCATCGTCGTCGAGGCGATCGTCAAGGCCGGGCCGTCGAAGGGCACGAACCCGCTCGGCTGGAACCTCGGCTACCCGGCGCTGCCGGACCAGGTCGTCGGCCTGCCGAACCTCTCGCTGGTCGGCGACGTCTCCTTCGGCGCCTGGACGCGGCTGCCGATCATCACCGTCTGCCTGCTGGTGTTCACGCTGGTGCTCGCCGACTTCTTCGACGCCATGGGCACCATGACCGGCCTCGCGAAGGAGGCCGACCTGCTGCCGAAGGACGGCCAGCTGCCCAACGTCGGCAAGGCGCTGTTCGTCGAGGGCCTCGCGGGCGCGGCCGGCGGGTTCGGCTCGGCCAGCTCGAACACGGTGTTCGTCGAGTCGGCGTCCGGCATCGCGGAGGGCGCGCGGACCGGCCTGGCCAACATCGTCACCGGCGTGCTGTTCATCGCCGCGATGTTCCTGACCCCGCTGTACCAGGTCGTGCCGGTCGAAGCGGCCGCGCCGGCCCTGGTCGTGGTCGGTGCGATGCTGATGTCGCAGGTGCGCGACATCGACTTCACCGACTACTCGATCGCGCTGCCGGCGTTCCTGACCATCGTCGTCATGCCGTTCACGTACTCCATCGCGAACGGCATCGGCGCCGGCTTCGTCAGCTACGTCGTGATCCGCGCGGCGACCGGCAAGGCCCGCCAGGTGCACCCGCTGATGTGGGTGATCGCGCTGGCCTTCGTGGCGTACTTCGCGGTCGGGCCGCTCCAGGCCGCGTTCAGGTCCTGA
- a CDS encoding MarR family winged helix-turn-helix transcriptional regulator produces MSGDTHERSLASRLRLAVVRLNRRLRAQRVGDDLTLTQVAALSTLHKCGALTPGQLAAKEGVQPPSMTRVIAALEELKFVERRPHPTDGRQAIVELSESGLAYVQKAISVREAWLDRQLAELGDEEREVLSKAAEIIDRMAGN; encoded by the coding sequence ATGTCCGGCGACACGCACGAACGCTCCTTGGCGAGCCGGTTGCGTCTCGCGGTGGTCCGGCTCAACCGCCGGCTGCGGGCACAGCGCGTCGGGGACGACCTCACGCTCACGCAGGTCGCCGCGCTGTCCACCCTGCACAAGTGCGGTGCGCTGACCCCGGGTCAGCTCGCCGCGAAGGAAGGCGTCCAGCCGCCCTCGATGACGAGGGTGATCGCCGCGCTCGAAGAGCTGAAGTTCGTCGAGCGGCGCCCGCACCCGACCGATGGCAGGCAAGCCATCGTCGAGTTGTCCGAGAGCGGGCTGGCTTACGTGCAGAAGGCGATCTCCGTGCGGGAGGCCTGGCTGGACCGGCAATTGGCGGAACTCGGCGACGAAGAGCGCGAAGTGCTCTCCAAAGCCGCCGAAATCATCGACAGGATGGCGGGGAACTAA
- a CDS encoding MFS transporter produces MFASLRVRNYRLFFTGQVISNIGTWMQRIAQDWLVFTLSGNNPIALGIAVALQFAPTLFLSLWAGVLADRVDKRRLLTWIQAAACSQAVVLGVLDITGLVALWQVYVLCFTLGITASLEVPTRQSFVAEMVGRDQIANAVALNSSIFNMARIVGPAIAGFAITWIGTGWLFIANALSTVAVIIGLLMMNPDKLFRVAAVPREKGQLVEGLRYVRRRSDLMTVMVLVLFVSTFGITYFSSLPIVAANVFHTAADGYGLLSTLVAVGTFTGAVMSARRGTKGRPRVRLMLISAFFLGVFELVTAFMPTYLTFGLGLIPLGFATMTFLNTANALVQTSVSPEMRGRVMGLYVLVLIGGNPIGGPMVGWMADAFGGRSPFYIGGAVSALAAVVCAVVLIRRGGVSWPVQRGFGLRVLKRAKV; encoded by the coding sequence ATGTTCGCGTCGCTGCGGGTCCGCAACTACCGGCTGTTCTTCACCGGCCAGGTCATCTCGAACATCGGCACCTGGATGCAGCGCATCGCCCAGGACTGGCTGGTGTTCACCCTCAGCGGCAACAACCCGATCGCCCTCGGTATCGCGGTCGCGCTGCAGTTCGCGCCGACGCTCTTCCTCTCGCTGTGGGCCGGCGTCCTCGCCGACCGCGTCGACAAGCGACGCCTGCTGACCTGGATCCAGGCCGCCGCGTGCTCGCAGGCCGTGGTGCTCGGCGTCCTCGACATCACCGGGCTCGTCGCGCTGTGGCAGGTCTACGTCCTGTGCTTCACGCTCGGGATCACGGCGTCGCTCGAAGTGCCGACGCGGCAGTCGTTCGTCGCCGAGATGGTCGGCCGGGACCAGATCGCGAACGCGGTCGCGCTGAACTCGTCGATCTTCAACATGGCCCGGATCGTCGGGCCGGCGATCGCCGGGTTCGCGATCACCTGGATCGGCACCGGCTGGCTGTTCATCGCGAACGCGCTCAGCACGGTCGCGGTGATCATCGGGCTGCTGATGATGAACCCGGACAAGCTGTTCCGCGTCGCGGCGGTACCGCGCGAGAAGGGACAGCTGGTCGAGGGCCTCCGCTACGTCCGGCGGCGTTCCGACCTGATGACCGTGATGGTGCTGGTGCTGTTCGTCAGCACGTTCGGCATCACCTACTTCAGCTCGCTGCCGATCGTCGCGGCGAACGTCTTCCACACCGCCGCCGACGGCTACGGCCTCCTTTCCACCCTGGTCGCGGTCGGCACGTTCACCGGCGCGGTGATGTCCGCCCGCCGCGGCACCAAGGGACGGCCGCGGGTGCGGCTGATGCTGATTTCGGCCTTCTTCCTGGGCGTGTTCGAACTGGTCACGGCGTTCATGCCGACGTACCTGACCTTCGGCCTCGGCCTGATCCCGCTCGGCTTCGCGACGATGACGTTCCTCAACACGGCGAACGCGCTGGTGCAGACGTCGGTCAGCCCGGAGATGCGGGGCCGGGTGATGGGCCTGTACGTGCTGGTCCTGATCGGCGGCAACCCGATCGGCGGGCCGATGGTCGGCTGGATGGCGGACGCCTTCGGCGGGCGGTCTCCCTTCTACATCGGCGGAGCGGTTTCGGCGCTGGCCGCGGTCGTGTGCGCGGTGGTGCTGATCCGGCGGGGTGGCGTTTCCTGGCCGGTGCAGCGGGGGTTCGGGCTGCGGGTGCTGAAGCGGGCGAAGGTCTAA
- a CDS encoding arylamine N-acetyltransferase family protein, which yields MDVDAYLDRLGVRHPAAADLATLRHLQERHLAAVPFENLSIHLGEPVELTEAALFAKIVRRRRGGFCYELNGLFAALLRELGYSATLHAAQVFRPDGTLGPPLDHAAIVVELDEPWLVDVGFGRFSRHPLRLSGVDAQPDPDGEFLLLDTPDGDVDVLLDGKPQYRLERRPRPLIDFVPMAWWQSTSPESHFTRSLTCSRPTSQGRVTLSGDKLIETVDGVRNEVVLPTEAAIRTAYRVYFGMPLKRLPTPPGGSPLTSGTLSPTLP from the coding sequence ATGGACGTCGACGCGTATCTGGACCGGCTGGGGGTGCGGCACCCCGCCGCGGCCGACCTCGCGACCCTGCGCCACCTGCAGGAGCGTCACCTGGCCGCGGTCCCGTTCGAAAACCTGAGCATCCACCTGGGCGAACCCGTCGAGCTGACCGAAGCGGCGCTGTTCGCGAAGATCGTGCGCCGCCGGCGAGGCGGGTTCTGCTACGAGCTGAACGGCCTCTTCGCGGCACTGCTGCGCGAGCTCGGCTACTCCGCCACCCTGCACGCGGCGCAGGTCTTCCGCCCCGACGGCACCCTCGGCCCACCCCTGGACCACGCGGCGATCGTCGTCGAACTCGACGAGCCGTGGCTGGTGGACGTCGGTTTCGGCCGCTTCTCGCGACACCCGCTGCGCCTGTCCGGCGTGGACGCCCAGCCCGACCCGGACGGCGAGTTCCTGCTGCTGGACACCCCCGACGGCGACGTCGACGTACTGCTGGACGGCAAGCCGCAGTACCGGCTCGAACGCCGCCCGCGCCCGCTGATCGACTTCGTGCCGATGGCGTGGTGGCAGTCGACGTCCCCCGAGTCGCACTTCACGCGCTCGCTGACGTGCTCGCGCCCGACGTCCCAGGGCCGCGTGACGCTCTCGGGCGACAAGCTGATCGAGACGGTCGACGGCGTCCGGAACGAAGTGGTGCTGCCGACCGAAGCCGCGATCAGGACGGCCTACCGCGTCTACTTCGGCATGCCGCTGAAGCGCCTGCCGACCCCACCGGGTGGGAGTCCCTTGACGAGCGGGACGCTCAGCCCGACACTGCCCTGA
- a CDS encoding superoxide dismutase produces MARYELPDLDYDYGALAPHISGEINELHHSKHHATYVKGANDTLEKLEAAREANDFGNIVGLETTLAFNLAGHANHVVWWKILSPEGGDKPTGELAAAIDEAFGSFDKFKAQFTAVSTTIQGNGWGALSWDPIGKTLITQQLRDHHNNLILPTVPILLVDVWEHAFYLDYKNVKPDYVKALWNIFNWAEISKRFDNAVAGGNGLLLG; encoded by the coding sequence ATGGCCCGCTACGAGCTGCCCGATCTCGACTACGACTACGGCGCCCTCGCGCCGCACATCTCCGGCGAGATCAACGAGCTGCACCACAGCAAGCACCACGCGACCTACGTCAAGGGCGCGAACGACACGCTCGAGAAGCTCGAAGCCGCCCGCGAAGCGAACGACTTCGGCAACATCGTCGGCCTGGAGACCACGCTGGCCTTCAACCTGGCCGGCCACGCCAACCACGTCGTGTGGTGGAAGATCCTGTCGCCGGAAGGCGGCGACAAGCCGACCGGCGAGCTGGCCGCGGCGATCGACGAGGCGTTCGGCTCCTTCGACAAGTTCAAGGCGCAGTTCACCGCCGTGTCGACCACGATCCAGGGCAACGGCTGGGGCGCGCTCTCCTGGGACCCGATCGGCAAGACGCTGATCACCCAGCAGCTGCGCGACCACCACAACAACCTGATCCTGCCGACCGTGCCGATCCTGCTGGTCGACGTCTGGGAGCACGCGTTCTACCTGGACTACAAGAACGTGAAGCCGGACTACGTCAAGGCTCTCTGGAACATCTTCAACTGGGCGGAGATCTCCAAGCGCTTCGACAACGCCGTCGCCGGCGGCAACGGCCTGCTGCTCGGCTGA
- a CDS encoding heme oxygenase (biliverdin-producing) has protein sequence MSVTTDARPFSATLRASTLEVHEKANYSTYMRALLGGELSQAGYTQLAIQYYFIYGAIEAASDAMAGHPVGGEFVFDELRRLPNLERDLAHLVGPDWRSVISPLASTRAYVARVREASSWAGGYVAHHYTRYLGDIAGGQAIRRLLERQYDVAEAGALFYHFDEIGSAPRFRDQYRAKLDNAPWDEAERARVIDETLVAFECNVAVFDELAERLAEYRVA, from the coding sequence ATGTCGGTGACCACGGACGCCCGCCCGTTCTCGGCGACGCTGCGCGCGTCGACGCTCGAAGTGCACGAGAAGGCGAACTACTCGACGTACATGCGCGCCCTGCTCGGCGGCGAGCTGTCGCAAGCGGGCTACACGCAGCTGGCGATCCAGTACTACTTCATCTACGGCGCCATCGAGGCGGCGAGCGACGCGATGGCCGGTCACCCGGTCGGGGGCGAATTCGTCTTCGACGAGCTCCGCCGGCTGCCCAACCTCGAGCGCGACCTCGCGCACCTGGTCGGCCCGGACTGGCGGTCGGTGATCTCGCCGCTCGCTTCGACGCGGGCGTACGTCGCGCGGGTGCGCGAAGCGTCTTCGTGGGCCGGCGGGTACGTGGCGCACCACTACACGCGCTACCTGGGCGACATCGCGGGCGGCCAGGCCATCCGGCGGCTGCTGGAGCGCCAGTACGACGTCGCCGAGGCGGGCGCGCTCTTCTACCACTTCGACGAGATCGGCAGCGCCCCGCGGTTCCGGGACCAGTACCGCGCGAAGCTGGACAACGCGCCGTGGGACGAAGCCGAGCGGGCCCGCGTCATCGACGAGACGCTGGTGGCGTTCGAGTGCAACGTCGCCGTCTTCGACGAGCTGGCCGAGCGGCTGGCCGAATACCGCGTCGCATGA
- a CDS encoding TetR/AcrR family transcriptional regulator — protein sequence MPKILGESLEAHRREVRTRVFDVLRAQLYERGFDAITLAGVASAAGVGRTALYNHFPDKESLLVAFVEDEAARYVTRLTEAVEAQADPAEQLATFVRLQLRVLAEYHMPPGTALASALAPAAYRRISAHADPITDRLRAILTGGVDLGRWPAEDPDVLIPMITAALGNRTLVDGPPEQLEDVIEAAVRFVLRAVGAPI from the coding sequence ATGCCGAAGATTCTCGGTGAGTCGCTCGAAGCGCACCGCCGCGAGGTCCGCACGCGGGTCTTCGACGTCCTGCGCGCCCAGCTCTACGAACGCGGCTTCGACGCGATCACGCTCGCCGGGGTCGCCTCGGCCGCCGGGGTGGGCCGGACCGCGCTGTACAACCATTTCCCCGACAAGGAGAGCCTGCTGGTCGCCTTCGTCGAGGACGAGGCCGCCCGGTACGTCACGCGCCTGACCGAAGCCGTCGAGGCCCAGGCCGATCCGGCCGAGCAGCTGGCCACCTTCGTCCGGCTGCAGCTGCGGGTGCTGGCGGAGTACCACATGCCGCCGGGCACGGCGCTCGCGTCGGCACTGGCCCCCGCGGCGTACCGGCGGATCAGCGCGCACGCCGACCCGATCACCGACCGGCTGCGCGCGATCCTCACCGGCGGCGTCGACCTGGGGCGCTGGCCCGCCGAGGACCCGGACGTGCTGATCCCGATGATCACCGCGGCACTGGGCAACCGGACCCTGGTCGACGGCCCGCCCGAGCAGCTGGAAGACGTCATCGAAGCGGCGGTGCGGTTCGTGCTCCGGGCGGTCGGCGCGCCGATTTAG
- a CDS encoding glutamate-cysteine ligase family protein has protein sequence MGMDLAARSFTTLDRGKYRRKVQRCLDTLARMLTDGSFSFPRKNIGLEVELNLVDRELRPSMTNTAVLEALDDPSFTTELGQHNIELNVPPRPLAGDSALQLEDDLRAYLATAASKARDTGSALAMIGILPTLKHEHFDQKWLTNKTRYSTLNDQIFAARGERTVLAMEGAPLPGQQPERLRSYAESILPEAACTSVQLHLQVAPEEFAAHWNAAQCLAGLQIALASNSPFLLGKALWHETRIPLFLQATDTRPEELKNQGVRPRVWFGERWITSIFDLFEENVRYFPGLLPETDAEDPIEALDAGQAPKLTELRMHNGTIWRWNRPVYDVVDGLPHLRIENRVLPAGPTVVDTVANAAFFYGAQRALAEAERPVWSQMSFQAAEENLYAGARRGFDAQLYWPGIGWIPPDELALRVLLPLAHEGLRRSDVSDEARERYLGIIERRCLARRTGATWQRDYVLRAQDRGLDREAALSLMLGRYLELSEAGEPVHTWPVAD, from the coding sequence ATGGGGATGGACCTCGCGGCTCGATCGTTCACCACGCTGGACCGCGGGAAGTACCGCCGCAAGGTGCAGCGCTGCCTGGACACGTTGGCCCGCATGCTCACCGACGGCAGTTTTTCGTTTCCCCGCAAGAACATCGGCCTCGAAGTCGAGCTGAACCTGGTCGACCGCGAGCTGCGCCCGTCGATGACGAACACCGCCGTGCTGGAAGCGCTGGACGACCCGTCGTTCACCACCGAGCTGGGCCAGCACAACATCGAGCTGAACGTGCCGCCGCGGCCGCTGGCCGGCGATTCGGCGTTGCAGCTCGAAGACGACCTCCGCGCCTATCTCGCCACCGCGGCGTCCAAAGCGCGGGACACCGGGTCGGCGCTGGCCATGATCGGCATCCTGCCGACGTTGAAGCACGAGCACTTCGACCAGAAGTGGCTCACCAACAAGACCCGGTACTCCACGCTGAACGACCAGATCTTCGCCGCGCGCGGCGAGCGCACGGTGCTCGCGATGGAAGGCGCGCCGCTGCCGGGCCAGCAGCCGGAGCGGTTGCGCAGCTACGCCGAATCGATCCTCCCCGAGGCCGCGTGCACCAGCGTGCAGCTGCACCTCCAGGTCGCGCCGGAGGAGTTCGCCGCGCACTGGAACGCGGCGCAGTGCCTGGCCGGGCTGCAGATCGCGCTGGCGTCGAACTCGCCGTTCCTGCTGGGCAAGGCGCTGTGGCACGAGACGCGCATCCCGCTGTTCCTGCAGGCGACCGACACCCGGCCGGAAGAGCTGAAGAACCAGGGCGTGCGGCCGCGCGTGTGGTTCGGCGAGCGCTGGATCACGTCGATCTTCGACCTGTTCGAGGAGAACGTCCGCTACTTCCCCGGCCTGCTCCCGGAAACCGACGCCGAGGACCCGATCGAAGCGCTCGACGCGGGCCAGGCGCCGAAGCTGACCGAGCTGCGCATGCACAACGGCACGATCTGGCGCTGGAACCGCCCGGTGTACGACGTCGTCGACGGCCTGCCCCACCTGCGGATCGAGAACCGGGTGCTGCCGGCCGGGCCGACGGTCGTCGACACGGTCGCGAACGCGGCGTTCTTCTACGGCGCCCAGCGCGCGCTCGCCGAGGCGGAACGCCCGGTGTGGAGCCAGATGTCCTTCCAGGCGGCGGAGGAAAACCTCTACGCGGGCGCGCGCCGCGGGTTCGACGCGCAGCTGTACTGGCCGGGCATCGGCTGGATCCCGCCGGACGAGCTGGCGCTGCGCGTGCTGCTGCCGCTGGCCCACGAGGGGCTGCGCCGCTCCGACGTCTCCGACGAAGCCCGCGAGCGCTACCTCGGGATCATCGAACGCCGCTGCCTCGCGCGGCGGACCGGGGCGACCTGGCAGCGCGACTACGTCCTGCGCGCGCAGGACCGCGGTCTCGACCGGGAAGCCGCGCTGAGCCTGATGCTGGGCCGGTACCTGGAGCTGTCGGAGGCCGGCGAACCGGTGCACACCTGGCCCGTCGCCGATTGA
- a CDS encoding TrmH family RNA methyltransferase — protein sequence MGVIHIDDSGDPRVDDFRDLSTADRRPDRPGGRGFVIAEGTVVVSRLLASRYPVRALLGVERRFAELAAELEGIEAPQYVASAETMADVVGFHLNRGILAVADRPAPLTVSEVVDGAGTIAVLEGVGDHENLGALFRNAAALGVGGVLLGPGCSDPLYRRSVRVSMGHVLRVPFGHLADWPGGLDDLRARGFAVAAFTPRPGSIPLRELRAHAPGRVALLFGAEGPGLTEAALAAADHAVRIPMPAGVDSLNIATAAAVAFYELAPNG from the coding sequence ATGGGCGTGATCCACATCGACGATTCCGGCGACCCGCGGGTCGACGACTTCCGCGACCTGTCCACTGCGGACCGGCGGCCGGACCGGCCCGGTGGCCGGGGTTTCGTCATCGCCGAAGGCACCGTCGTGGTGTCCCGGCTGCTGGCCTCCCGGTACCCCGTGCGGGCGCTGCTCGGGGTCGAGCGGCGGTTCGCCGAACTGGCGGCCGAACTCGAGGGAATCGAGGCGCCCCAGTACGTCGCGTCCGCGGAAACGATGGCCGACGTGGTCGGGTTCCACCTCAACCGCGGGATCCTCGCGGTCGCCGACCGGCCCGCGCCGCTCACGGTTTCCGAAGTCGTGGACGGCGCCGGCACCATCGCCGTGCTGGAAGGCGTCGGTGACCACGAAAACCTCGGCGCGCTCTTCCGCAACGCGGCCGCGCTCGGCGTCGGCGGGGTGCTGCTCGGACCCGGCTGTTCCGACCCGCTCTACCGGCGCAGCGTGCGCGTCTCGATGGGACACGTGCTGCGCGTGCCGTTCGGGCACCTCGCGGACTGGCCGGGCGGGCTCGACGACCTGCGGGCGCGCGGGTTCGCCGTCGCGGCGTTCACCCCGCGGCCGGGGTCGATCCCGCTGCGTGAACTGCGCGCGCACGCGCCGGGACGGGTGGCGCTGCTCTTCGGTGCCGAGGGTCCCGGGCTGACCGAAGCGGCGCTGGCGGCGGCGGATCACGCGGTCCGGATACCCATGCCGGCCGGAGTCGACTCACTGAACATCGCGACCGCCGCCGCCGTCGCCTTCTACGAACTGGCTCCGAATGGCTAA
- a CDS encoding DUF2537 domain-containing protein, which translates to MELRIRGERAVLAGPGGEHAREVDPHKLAIGADLAQALHEWARVASAVSAESGEEAGAVVSQRGRQLAGRLASVMGTTVRFVDPVTGADTVVEPPPREPEPGHRLVRTVLGPVGPPGEPTPWLTGLTVSAFIAAVVVVAMLALASTLARETSGWLALVASVVVTAGIAPSLWLVRRTPILRWAAYGAAGGVVLAWIGVLVIAFGGA; encoded by the coding sequence ATGGAGCTGCGGATCCGCGGCGAGCGCGCCGTGCTGGCCGGTCCCGGCGGGGAGCACGCGCGCGAGGTGGACCCGCACAAGCTGGCGATCGGCGCCGACCTGGCGCAGGCCCTGCACGAGTGGGCGCGCGTCGCTTCCGCCGTCTCGGCCGAATCCGGCGAGGAAGCGGGCGCGGTCGTCTCGCAACGCGGCCGTCAGCTGGCCGGCCGGCTCGCCTCGGTGATGGGCACGACCGTCCGGTTCGTCGACCCGGTGACGGGCGCCGACACGGTCGTCGAGCCGCCACCGCGGGAGCCCGAACCCGGCCACCGGCTCGTCCGGACGGTGCTGGGCCCGGTCGGGCCGCCCGGCGAACCGACCCCGTGGCTGACCGGGCTGACGGTGTCGGCGTTCATCGCGGCGGTGGTCGTCGTGGCGATGCTGGCGCTGGCTTCGACGCTGGCCAGGGAGACGAGCGGGTGGCTGGCGCTGGTGGCGTCGGTCGTCGTGACGGCCGGGATCGCGCCGTCGCTGTGGCTGGTGCGGCGGACGCCGATCCTGCGGTGGGCCGCGTACGGCGCCGCGGGCGGTGTGGTGCTCGCGTGGATCGGCGTGCTGGTGATCGCCTTCGGCGGCGCTTGA
- a CDS encoding MmcQ/YjbR family DNA-binding protein, with product MSGPLDALRKLCLALPEATERLSHGSPAWFVRGKKTFVMFHDDHHGDGRLAFWCPAPPGAQEELVRTEPERFFRPAYVGHRGWVGVRLDVDVDWGEVDRIVREAYRQVAPKTLAARVD from the coding sequence ATGAGCGGGCCGCTCGACGCCTTGCGGAAGCTCTGCCTCGCCCTGCCCGAGGCGACCGAGCGGCTCAGTCACGGCTCGCCGGCCTGGTTCGTTCGCGGCAAGAAGACCTTCGTCATGTTCCACGACGACCACCACGGCGACGGCAGGCTCGCCTTCTGGTGCCCCGCTCCGCCCGGCGCGCAGGAGGAACTCGTGCGCACCGAGCCGGAGCGGTTCTTCCGGCCGGCGTACGTCGGGCACCGCGGGTGGGTGGGCGTGCGGCTGGACGTCGACGTCGACTGGGGCGAAGTGGACCGGATCGTGCGCGAGGCCTACCGGCAGGTGGCGCCGAAGACGCTCGCGGCGCGGGTGGACTAG
- the sepH gene encoding septation protein SepH has protein sequence MRALRVVGLHEDGKSIVLEDPASRTRFLLPADERLRAAARGDITRLGQIEIELESQMRPREIQARIRAGESVEQVANGAGISVQRVERFAYPVLLERSRTAEMAQSAHPVREDGPDVQTLGEVVAYGFGVRGHDYSQATWDSWKGDDGRWVVVLQWKAGRSDNRAHWAFSPGAHGGTVTALDENAEVLLDPNAYRPPRTVRALNPAREAEFQPTLDSVAPERAELPSAEPDPDDDTREIPRVPADPEEDTAEQARPKVKKNHPIVPSWEDVLLGVRSQRG, from the coding sequence ATGCGGGCGCTGCGAGTGGTCGGGCTGCACGAGGACGGCAAGTCCATCGTGCTCGAAGACCCGGCGAGCCGCACTCGCTTCCTGCTCCCGGCTGATGAGCGACTGCGTGCGGCGGCGCGGGGGGACATCACCCGCCTCGGCCAGATCGAAATCGAGTTGGAGAGCCAGATGCGGCCACGCGAGATCCAGGCGCGAATCCGCGCCGGCGAGTCAGTCGAGCAGGTCGCGAACGGCGCCGGCATTTCGGTGCAGCGCGTCGAACGCTTCGCCTACCCCGTCCTGCTGGAGCGCTCGCGCACCGCCGAAATGGCGCAGAGCGCCCACCCCGTCCGCGAAGACGGGCCCGACGTGCAGACGCTCGGCGAGGTCGTCGCGTACGGCTTCGGCGTCCGCGGGCACGACTACTCGCAGGCCACCTGGGACTCGTGGAAGGGCGACGACGGCCGCTGGGTCGTCGTGCTCCAGTGGAAGGCCGGCCGGTCGGACAACCGCGCGCACTGGGCGTTCTCCCCCGGCGCGCACGGTGGCACGGTCACGGCGCTCGACGAGAACGCCGAGGTCCTGCTGGACCCGAACGCGTACCGCCCACCCCGGACGGTCCGCGCACTGAACCCGGCCCGCGAAGCGGAGTTCCAGCCCACGCTGGATTCGGTCGCGCCCGAGCGCGCCGAACTCCCGTCGGCCGAGCCGGACCCGGACGACGACACCCGCGAGATCCCGCGCGTCCCGGCCGATCCCGAAGAGGACACGGCCGAGCAAGCGCGCCCGAAGGTCAAGAAGAACCACCCGATCGTGCCGTCCTGGGAGGACGTGCTCCTCGGGGTCCGCTCGCAGCGCGGCTGA